The Apium graveolens cultivar Ventura chromosome 6, ASM990537v1, whole genome shotgun sequence genome contains a region encoding:
- the LOC141665159 gene encoding uncharacterized protein LOC141665159 — protein sequence MRRWVLSDAHKDLLHSIGFGVFANPGVVLQNDTRLVTSLVEMWRPETNTFFMRQGEMTVTLEDVGYILGLLVVGHPLVGDGLDSALGYFARHWFEPLDEEEVKVAWARAGIKYTWLYQIYGTVDPGPDPRRIAIHTQAYLLMVIGSVLFPSSSRNVVQPKDSYPATEFWARPVDEVVAGEEEVEEEAEEEPKGKNGKKGKEVKGKQGKEVRGKKVTEVKERKQAIGRRDSRLVPHHSLPHYRCEFDGVAADIVAWTPYAHFQEVEEDSDGDHDISTEDWEALYFGLARIPVLCYDVVEYQHFDSVMRQFRFRQGIPRSPVNMTEYRKPIIPFNPYDWRGVWFAEIGDWTRFSQHLEVVVARQPYSVDDKGNM from the exons ATGCGTAGGTGGGTTTTGTCTGATGCACATAAGGACTTGTTGCATAGCATTGGTTTTGGTGTGTTTGCAAATCCGGGTGTGGTTTTGCAGAATGATACGAGGCTTGTCACGTCACTTGTGGAGATGTGGCGTCCCGAGACCAACACCTTCTTCATGAGACAGGGGGAAATGACAGTGACTCTGGAGGATGTTGGCTATATCTTGGGTTTACTAGTTGTTGGGCATCCGTTAGTTGGAGACGGTCTGGATAGTGCCTTGGGGTATTTTGCGAGACATTGGTTTGAGCCGTTGGATGAAGAGGAGGTGAAAGTGGCATGGGCCAGAGCCGGCATAAAGTACACGTGGTTGTATCAGATATATGGGACAGTTGATCCGGGTCCTGATCCGAGGAGGATTGCTATCCACACACAGGCATACTTGCTCATGGTTATTGGTTCAGTTCTTTTTCCTTCCAGTAGTAGGAATGTGGTGCAACCGAA GGATTCATATCCAGCAACTGAGTTCTGGGCTAGGCCGGTTGATGAGGTGGTAGCTGGGGAGGAGGAGGTGGAGGAGGAGGCGGAGGAGGAGCCTAAGGGGAAGAACGGGAAGAAGGGGAAGGAGGTGAAAGGGAAGCAGGGGAAGGAGGTTAGGGGGAAGAAGGTGACGGAGGTCAAGGAG AGAAAACAGGCTATAGGTAGGCGTGACAGTAGATTGGTGCCTCATCATAGTTTGCCACATTATAGATGCGAGTTTGATGGAGTTGCAGCTGATATTGTGGCATGGACGCCATATGCCCACTTTCAAGAGGTGGAGGAAGATTCAGATGGGGATCATGACATATCGACTGAGGATTGGGAGGCTCTTTACTTTGGTCTTGCCAGGATTCCAGTGCTATGCTATGATGTTGTAGAGTATCAGCATTTTGATAGCGTGATGAGACAATTCAGGTTCAGACAGGGTATCCCACGGTCACCTGTTAACATGACAGAGTATAGGAAGCCTATAATTCCGTTCAATCCCTATGACTGGCGGGGTGTATGGTTTGCTGAGATTGGTGACTGGACCCGTTTTAGTCAGCACCTCGAGGTTGTAGTGGCTCGTCAGCCATACTCAGTGGATGACAAAGGCAACATGTAG